The Henckelia pumila isolate YLH828 chromosome 2, ASM3356847v2, whole genome shotgun sequence genome includes a window with the following:
- the LOC140879118 gene encoding uncharacterized protein: MGNEVEEDSKRESAKWYRKLCMIPIRLATEASVHPSTFTLVHNLVCDLTKQVMEILLNEVSQEDNVGVRTSSIGPSMIQVKGFKKKIGLKKSIRLKSWVELQAKRRKTNSRVEAQFDHPQDSPEAMDFNGDISKSCE; encoded by the exons ATGGGCAATGAAGTCGAAGAAGATTCTAAACGAGAAAGTGCAAAATGGTATAGAAAACTTTGTATGATACCCATAAGACTGGCAACTGAAGCATCCGTCCACCCATCAACTTTCACTTTGGTGCATAATTTGGTATGTGATCTAACCAAGCAAGTCATGGAAATTCTTCTGAATGAAGTGAGCCAAGAGGACAATGTTGGTGTCAGGACATCATCGATAGGACCTTCCATGATACAAGTCAAAGGATTCAAGAAAAAAATTGGTTTGAAAAAGTCAATAAGATTGAAGAGTTGGGTAGAACTTCAAGCAAAACGAAGAAAAACAAATTCGAGAGTCGAG GCACAATTTGATCATCCTCAAGATTCTCCTGAAGCCATGGATTTCAATGGAGATATATCCAAGTCATGTGagtag
- the LOC140879119 gene encoding putative disease resistance protein RGA4 encodes MAEVAIDSAVQLLLGKLIAVAGEEMGVVRGFENDLKTLQQSWRMHRSGVFKKIRPKMGHRVKDVNDKLKRINDEANSYVESNSFAADPIFIGRGDVVSAIVDDMIKSRDELEISVVPIVGMGGLGKTTLTRNASLGEETVLEQIRSKLEDARYLLVLDDYVNDKRHDQWESFMNFDDCWSIIKARAFFGQPIPQDFKAIGKEIALACQGLALAANVVGGSLRGKGINDWKSFQHESGFSNSSATEDSLMKVLKISYDRLPSSLLKKCFAYCSNFSKGEKLEREILIKLWMAEGLLVGNSDRCGYQMEILGDKFYNILLQNFFLHEPIMDKYGRIKYSKMHDFVHDLSCSVENVKSANGEEVTLRARYLPFDYVRNSIMKEQTTCMLNLFLNKFEGAEFNGYIMFPDCKYLLLGCQNLRKLPKQLKFLVGLRHFAFSGFYIEILSWMPPELRNLISLRSLSYFIVSDKEGCRIDELGCLKNLEGKLRIWNLEKVGDKEESERARLSGKKNLEILKFVWSKSSREGNNKDCEVLEGLQPHPNLKGLTIKNFHGDQFPSWTMKMAVEQGNTLHKLIKIALINCKGCTFT; translated from the exons ATGGCTGAAGTGGCGATCGATTCTGCTGTTCAACTTCTGTTGGGGAAGCTTATTGCTGTTGCTGGAGAAGAGATGGGCGTCGTCCGGGGCTTCGAGAATGATCTGAAAACGCTGCAACAATCTTGGAGGATGCATCGAAGCGGTGTATTCAAGAAGATCAGGCC TAAAATGGGGCATAGGGTTAAGGATGTGAATGACAAGTTGAAACGTATCAACGATGAAGCCAACAGTTATGTGGAAAGTAACTCCTTTGCAGCTGATCCAATTTTTATCGGTAGAGGGGATGTCGTGTCCGCGATCGTCGATGATATGATCAAGTCCAGAGATGAATTGGAGATCTCAGTTGTTCCCATTGTTGGGATGGGAGGATTGGGAAAGACCACTCTAACTCGGAAT GCATCTCTAGGGGAGGAAACTGTCTTGGAACAGATTCGATCCAAGCTGGAAGATGCAAGATATTTGCTCGTACTTGACGATTATGTGAACGACAAAAGGCATGATCAGTGGGAGAGCTTCATGAATT TTGATGATTGTTGGTCGATAATTAAGGCGAGAGCTTTTTTTGGCCAACCAATTCCTCAAGATTTTAAAGCCATTGGAAAGGAGATTGCTCTTGCATGTCAAGGTCTAGCATTAGCAGCCAATGTGGTCGGGGGAAGTTTACGAGGAAAGGGAATAAATGATTGGAAGTCATTTCAACATGAAAGTGGGTTTTCAAATTCCAGTGCCACTGAGGATTCTCTGATGAAAGTACTGAAAATCAGCTATGATCGATTACCATCATCATTGCTTAAAAAATGTTTTGCATATTGTTCCAATTTTAGCAAGGGAGAAAAGCTGGAAAGAGAGATATTGATCAAACTTTGGATGGCAGAAGGGTTGCTCGTTGGAAATAGTGATAGATGTGGTTATCAAATGGAGATTCTAGGCGACAAGTTTTACAATATTCTGTTGCAAAACTTTTTCCTACACGAGCCAATAATGGATAAGTATGGAAGAATCAAATATAGCAAGATGCACGATTTTGTTCATGACTTATCGTGTTCGGTGGAGAATGTGAAATCTGCTAATGGTGAAGAAGTTACCCTTCGAGCAAGATATTTACCATTCGACTATGTGCGCAACAGTATCATGAAGGAGCAGACAACTTGTATGCTAAATTTGTTTCTGAACAAATTCGAGGGTGCCGAGTTCAATGGATATATCATGTTTCCAGATTGCAAATACTT GCTCCTTGGTTGCCAGAACCTGAGGAAGCTTCCTAAGCAGCTGAAGTTTTTAGTTGGGTTGAGACACTTTGCTTTTTCTGGCTTCTACATAGAGATTCTTTCATGGATGCCACCTGAATTGAGGAACCTAATTTCTCTCCGATCACTAAGCTATTTTATCGTGAGCGACAAGGAGGGATGTCGAATTGATGAGCTGGGATGTCTAAAGAATCTAGAGGGGAAACTAAGGATATGGAATCTTGAAAAAGTGGGTGATAAAGAAGAATCAGAGAGAGCACGTTTATCAGGGAAGAAAAATCTAGAAATTTTAAAGTTCGTGTGGAGCAAATCATCAAGGGAAGGAAACAACAAAGATTGTGAAGTTCTGGAAGGCCTCCAACCTCATCCAAATTTAAAGGGTTTAACCATTAAAAATTTCCATGGAGATCAGTTTCCATCATGGACCATGAAGATGGCTGTCGAACAGGGAAATACTCTCCACAAACTCATCAAGATTGCCCTGATAAATTGTAAAGGTTGCACTTTTACgtaa
- the LOC140879117 gene encoding uncharacterized protein yields MANWDHSQVEAFACQTWSIWNERCRALHSYDRNVLHDIINPGQALLHDYQQAINDPSNLRVGKSVSSPTKWEAPSLGHLRLDVDVSYHENNHRCGIGGIVRNQAGQPLLAFGQSIPNPGSITLGDLLAIKEGLKII; encoded by the coding sequence ATGGCCAATTGGGACCACAGTCAAGTGGAGGCATTTGCTTGTCAAACTTGGAGTATTTGGAATGAGAGATGTAGGGCCTTACATAGTTATGACAGAAATGTGCTGCATGATATTATAAATCCAGGCCAAGCGTTGTTGCATGACTACCAACAGGCAATAAATGACCCATCTAATTTAAGGGTTGGGAAGTCTGTTTCATCGCCAACTAAGTGGGAGGCTCCATCTCTTGGTCATCTTAGGTTGGATGTTGATGTGAGTTATCATGAAAATAATCATAGATGTGGTATTGGGGGAATAGTAAGGAACCAAGCGGGGCAGCCGTTATTGGCTTTTGGTCAATCTATACCGAATCCTGGTTCGATTACGTTGGGGGATTTGCTCGCCATTAAGGAAGGACTCAAGATTATTTAa